Proteins encoded by one window of Triplophysa rosa linkage group LG19, Trosa_1v2, whole genome shotgun sequence:
- the LOC130569736 gene encoding natural killer cell receptor 2B4-like, which produces MFLVFVYLWLYFCRLQGVFTDEVKSVSVMEGHSVTLHINTADTHTDDLIMWSFVTQESRIARVNREANSVLVYADVHDGMFRDRLQVDDQTGSLTITNITTQHSGLYHMTISGQQETSYTFNMTVYARLPLPHITSYCPQNSSSSSVSTCVLLCSVMNVTHVSLSWYKGKSLLSSISVSDLNIRLSLPLEVEYQDTNTYRCVINNPITNHTQHLNITQLCHKCSDPFTHIVVICCVVGSVMIVTALLILCICRKHTNTHQEEAVQTGEEEITYAETTFCKRQTHKQVRSFNEVITPAF; this is translated from the exons ACAGG GTGTGTTTACAGATGAggtgaagtcagtgtcagtgatggagggacattctGTGACTCTACACATTAATactgctgacacacacacagatgatctGATAATGTGGAGTTTTGTAACTCAAGAGTCTCGAATAGCTCGAGTCAACAGAGAAGCCAATAGTGTTTTAGTATATGCTGATGTTCATGATGGGatgttcagagacagactgcagGTGGATgatcagactggatctctcaccatcacaaacatcacaactcAACACTCTGGACTTTATCACATGACCATCAGCGGCCAACAAGAGACCTCATACACATTCAACATGACTGTCTATG CTCGTCTGCCTCTTCCTCACATCACCAGTTACTGTCCACAAAACTCTTCATCATCTTCAGTGTCAacatgtgtgttgttgtgttcagtgatgaatgtgacacatgtgagtctctcctggtacaaaggaaagagtttattgtccagcatcagtgtgtctgatctcaacatcagactctctctacctctggaggtggaatatcaggacacaaacacatacagatgtgtcatcaacaatcccatcacaaaccacacacaacatctcaacatcactcaactctgtcacaAGTGTTCAG ATCCCTTTACTCATATTGTTGTGATCTGTTGTGTTGTTGGATCTGTGATGATTGTAACTGCACTTCTGATCCTCTGCATCTGcaggaaacacacaaacacacatcaggaAG AAGCCGTTCAGACGGGTGAAGAGGAGATCACATATGCTGAAACAACATTCTgtaaaagacaaacacacaaacaggtgAGATCATTCAATGAGGTAATAACACCTGCATTTTga